GTAAACAAGGCAGATCAAAGTGATAGCATGATAATCCCGGTTGAAATGCGCTTGGTAGGAAGGATGTCAAAAAGGGAGCTGAATTTCTTTTCGAGCGAGGATTAGGGCAATAAGCATGGAGTTGATAGAGAGTGAAAGACAGAATCTGCGTATGTCATTTTTAAATTTAGAAGGTATGAAATCAGCAGAAATCAGACAGAGATTTTTAGATTTTTTTGAGAAGAAATCACATACAATAGTACCATCGGCACCGATGGTGATCAAAGGGGACCCGACCTTGATGTTCACGAATGCCGGAATGAATCAATTTAAAGATATAATTCTAGGAAATGTGCGTCCGAAAGCAACTCGGGTGGCGGATTCCCAGAAGTGTTTGCGTGTTTCCGGAAAGCACAATGATTTGGAGGAGGTGGGACATGATACCTATCATCACACGATGTTCGAGATGTTGGGTAACTGGTCATTCGGTGATTATTTCAAGAAAGAGGCGATTGCTTACGCTTGGGAGTTCCTTACGGGAGAGATGGGGTTGGATAAAAATCGATTGTATGCAACCGTTTTTGAGGGAAGTAAGGATGATCGTTTGGAAGAAGATAAAGAGGCGTTGGAGTATTGGAAATTGTACTTGCCTGAAGATCGGATTCTGTACGGGAATAAAAAAGATAATTTCTGGGAAATGGGGGATATGGGACCTTGCGGACCTTGTTCGGAGATTCACATAGACTTGCGCCCGGAGGCCGAACGGGCATTGAAACCGGGGCGTGAATTAGTGAATAAGGATAACCCGTTAGTGATCGAGATCTGGAATCTGGTGTTTATGCAGTATAACCGTAAGGCTGATGGTAGTTTGGAGAATTTACCCAGTCATCACGTGGACACTGGGATGGGATTCGAGCGTTTGTGTATGGCCGTACAGGGAAAGACGTCCAATTATGACACGGATGTATTTACTCCGATCATCGGGGAGATTGCCCGATTAAGTGGAAAAGAATACGGGAAGGATGCGGCTGCGGATGTCGCAATGCGGGTGATTGCAGATCACTTGCGTACGATCGCATTTTCAATTACAGACGGGCAGTTACCTTCGAACGTGAAAGCTGGTTACGTGATCAGGAGAATCTTACGTCGGGCTGTTCGTTATGCTTATACATTCTTGGATCAGAAGGATGCATTCATGTATAAGTTGGTGCCGGTGTTGATTGAGGTTATGGGGCAACACTATCCGGAACTCTCTTCCCAGCGGGTATTGATTGAGCGGGTAATACAAGAAGAGGAAAATGCTTTCTTGCGTACATTAGATAAAGGTATAAAGTTATTGGATAAGATTATTGAGAAAACCAAGGCGGAAGATTTCTTGACTGTACCGGGGAATGTGGCTTTTGAGTTGTATGATACTTATGGTTTCCCGTTGGATTTGACCGAGTTAATTTTGAAAGAAAACGGATTGGTGGTAAATCGTCGGGAGTTCAAGGCCGAGATGGAAGCTCAGAAAGAACGTTCCCGTTCGGCTGCTGCCGTGAACACGGATGATTGGGTGGAATTGATTGCCGATGATACCCAGGAGTTTGTGGGGTATGATTACACGGAAACAGAAGTGCAGATTACCCGTTATCGCCGGGTGAGTACGAAAGGAAAAACGCTTTATCAACTGGTGTTTAATATAACTCCATTCTACGGAGAGAGCGGAGGACAGGTCGGTGATCGTGGCTGGTTGATTTCAGAAACGGAAAAGATTAATGTTTTAGATACTCATAAAGAAAATGGGTTGACGGTTCATATAACAGACCGTTTGCCGGAGGATTTGACTCAGGTGTTCACGGCAAAGGTGGATTTGGACAAACGGGTTGCCACGGAGAATAATCACACGTCAACTCACTTGTTGCATTATGCTTTGCGGAAAGTGTTGGGAACGCACGTGGAGCAGAAAGGATCATACGTGAGTGACGAGTATTTGCGTTTTGACTTTTCCCATTTTCAGAAGGTGACTGACGAAGAGTTGGAGAAAGTTGCAGCCATAGTGAACCAGGAAATTCGTAAGAATTATCCGTTGGAAGAAAGTCGGGCTATACCTATCGGACAAGCCAAGAAAATGGGTGCGATGGCCATCTTCGGGGAGAAGTATGGGGATTTGGTTCGTGTGGTGAAATTTGGGGAATCTGTGGAATTGTGTGGAGGTACGCATGCCCATGCCACGGGTCAAATCGGGTTCTTCAAGATTATTTCAGAGAGTTCCGTTTCTGCCGGGGTTCGTCGTATAGAAGCCATTACGGCAGCGAAGGCGGAAGAATATATCTTGAATTATTTCAAGATGATGAAGGAAATTGATAGTATGTTTAAGTCTAACCGAGGTGTATTAGAGAATGTTAGAGAACTGTTGAACGAAAACGAGGGGTTAAAGAAAGATGTAGAGAAATTCACGCAGGAGAGTTTACGGATCATGAAAGAAGGGTGGAAGAACGAAAAGCGTGTAATCCGTGATATTAACATGATTGTGAAGACGGTTATGATGCCCCCGGCAAACGTGAAAGATATTGCTTTCCAGCTAAAAGGGGAGTTGAATAACCTCATTCTGGTGATTGGTGGTGTCTTTAATAATAAGCCTCATTTGACCGTGATGTTCAGCGATACTCTGGTGAAAGACTTTGGATTGCATGCCGGGCAGATCGTCAAGGATGCTGCTCAAGAAATTAAAGGTGGTGGTGGTGGACAACCATTTTTCGCAACTGCCGGAGGATCAAATCCTGAGGGGGTTAGTAAAGCTCTGGAAAGAGCGGAGAAACTGATTTTGGATAAAATTCATTAGTTTTTGGTACAAAATTTGTGTAGCCTTTTATATATTAATAAAAATTTATACATTTGTTTTGTGAAAAAGGAAGTGAACTAATTTGAGTATTACAATAAAAATTAAGACGAGTATGAAAAAAACATTAGGTTTTGTTGCCGTTGTTGCCTTATCTGGGTTAATAACTGTGTCCTGTTCTTCATTGAATAAAATGAAGAAACGTGCAGGAGAAATCACGTATTCTGTTACTCCGGAGACATTAGTGGCTAAAGGAGGAATGGTTGATTTGAAGATAGACGTAACTTTCCCGGCTAAATATTTTAACAAAAAAGTGGCTATTGAGGCTACCCCTGTATTGCGTTTCAAAGGAGGAGAGAAAGCTTATGAAATGAAAGCTATCCAAGGTGAGAAAGTTCAGGGTAATGCAGAAGTGATTCCTTACGAAGCTGGTAAGACCGTTTCTTACATGAGCCGTATTCCTTACGAGGATGCAATGAGACTTTCTGATTTGGAAATCGATATTACCGGGGCAAAAGGTGCCAAAACCGTGAAATTCGATCCGAGAAAAATTGGCGATGGTGTGATTGCTACTGAAACCTTGGTAGTAAATGCTCCTGCAACTTCAGTCGGAGAGGATAAATTCCAACGGATTATCAAGCAACAGGAAGAGGCTGCTATCTATTATTTGATTAACTCTGCAAACATTCGTTCTAAAGAAATGACTTCTGAAGAAATGAAAAAGTTAGAGGCTTACATCAAAGAAGCTGCAGCGAAAGAAAATATGAACTTGAACGGAATTGATGTTAGATCATACGCTTCTCCTGATGGTGCTTATGATTTCAACGAGAAATTAGCTAACCAACGTGAAAAGAGTTCTTCTACTTTCTTGAAAAAACAAATGAAGAAAGGTAAAGTTGATCAGTATAAAGACGAGAATTTCTTCAAGAATTTCGTTGTAGCTGAAGACTGGGACGGATTCAAGAAAGCTATGGAAGAATCGAATATTCAGGATAAAGAATTGATCCTTCGCGTATTGTCAATGCACTCTGATCCTGAAGTAAGAGAGAGAGAAATCAGAAATATCGCATCTGCTTTCGCAGTTGTTGCTGATCAGATCCTTCCGAAATTAAGAAGATCTTTGTTTGTTGTAAATACCGAATTGATTGGTAAGTCAGACGATGAATTGAAAGCTTTAGCTAAATCAAATCCGGCAGACTTGAATGTAGAAGAATTACTTTATTCTGCTACTTTGTTCGATAATAACAATGATAAATTAGCTATTTATGAGGCTTGTATGAAACAATTCCCGAATGACTGGAGAGGTTTCAACGATGCAGGTATGATTCAATTTGAAATGGGTAATATCGCTGCTGCTCAATCTAATTTCAATAAAGCTAATTCCATGTCAGCTAACAATCCAGTTGTTCAAAACAACTTGGGTGCTGTAGCTTTGAAAAATGGTGATTTGAAACAAGCTGAAATTTATTTTGGTGCTGCTACCGGTGCTGGTGACGAAGTAAACTATAACAAAGGTATCGTGGCTATCAAGAGCGGTGACTATACTGCTGCTGTAAATTATTTCGGTCAATGCAATTGCGTGAATGCTGCTTTAGCTAACGTGCTTGCTGGAAATAATAACGAGGCGTTGAAGAAATTGAATGCTGAAAACAAAGAATGTCCGATGTCTTATTACTTGAAAGCTGTTATTGGTGCTAGAACCAATGATGCAACTGCAGTAATCGAAAACTTGAGAAAAGCATGTTCTTTGGATGGTTCATTCAAACAATTGGCTGCAACCGATATGGAATTTGCTAAATTCTTTGAAAACAACGACTTCATTGCAATAACAAAATAATTATCTGTTAAGATATGCAAAAAGGCAACCATGCGGTTGCCTTTTTTATTTACCTTTTTTTTAACACATAGTTTTTTGCTGAATATATATCTTTGTATTCTAAAAATTAATGTGTTGACGCATGAGGAGTTTTGTAGGTATAATAATTATTATTCTTTTCGTTGCTTGTACTCGTAATAAAAGTGTGCAAGTATCGGGCCGGGTAGAGACAGGTGATACTGTTGTTTATTTTCAAGTAAACGATAGCCTTCATAAATTCCGCCTGGATGAGAAACATTATTTTTCCGGTAAAATAGAACTGGAAAAGGGTACCTATGCTCGTTTCATTCCTTATTCGATTCAAGTTTTTTTAACACCTGGAGAAGATTTAGAAATCAGTATGAATAACGTGAGGAATGTGTCCAATTCCTTGCAGTTTAAAGGTACATTGAGTGCAATTAATACTTATTTGAAGGAACAACAAAATCGATATTTCATTTACGATCCTAATTTATATAAACTGAATGAGAAGGATTTTGTGAATCGGATGCGGGAAAATATTAATACCAGTACCGTTTTGTTAGAGGCAAAGAACTTGGGAGAAGAATTCACGAAGCAAGAACGTGAACGGATCAGGTATCGTGTTGCAGAGCAGGCAATACATTATCCTCGTAGTCATGTTGCTTTTGATACATTGTATAAACCGGGAGTGTTGTATGATAATTTCGTGTCCGAGTTTGACATTAACAACGAGGATATGTTAGCTTTTGATTGTTACCAACGTTTTGTTTTGAATTATATTTATTACAAGGGACAAAATTTCAGTATGCGTCGCTTGGTTAATTATATCCGCTCAAATGTTAATAGTGTAAAGGTTCGGGATTATTTATTATCCGAGGTTGTTTATAATTATTTTCAGGAAAATGGGTTGAAAGATGCCGATTATTTATTGGCAGTATGTTGGAATGAAGTGTCTGATACCAGTAAAATGGTGAAGATAAAACAACTGGTAGATCGCTGGCGTAAGTTGTCTCCGGGGGCTACCGCTCCGAATATTTCTTTACAGGATAGTAACGGAAAGGCATTGTACTTAAAAGATTTGAGGGGTAAATTCCTATACATATCTGTTTGGGCTTCTAGCTATGGAGAGATGGATAAAGAGGTTCAGGCTGAGTGGAAAAAACTTGTCGAAGAGTATAAAGATAAGAATATTCTTTTTGCTACTTTTTGCATGGGACCTTCCCAATGGCTGGGACAAGTAAAGAATCTCCCCGGAGAACATTATGTCGTAAACAATACGTATGCATTCTATTCTCGCTATATGGTTACTGTAATGCCCCGCTATATGCTGATTGATCCGGAGGGGCGAATTGTCGATGTTGATGCACCGAAACCATCAAGCTCTGCTAAATTACTTTTAAGAAGTGTGGGGTTATAAATTTTTTTGTATATTTGTCCATGTTTACAGGGGGTAATATTGCTCGCTGTGATGTATGGTTTATTATAAGAGCTTGATAAAATAACAGATGAAATTTACATTCATGATAAGACATGAATGGGAGACAAAACTTATTTATTATGAAAAGATTTAGTTTATTTTTAGCACTTGCCACACTTTTGTTCTGTGCATGCGATAGTGATACTGTAAAAGTACGGGGAGAAGTAGAAGGACTGAACGGAACTGTAAAATTACTGGCAGAGATGCCGGGCGAACCGGGTTTGACGATTTTGGCTCAACAAGAGGTGAAAGATGGTAAAATAGATTTAAGAACAGATCAGTTTAAAATCCCGGGAAGAGTATGGGTTGATATTGATGGAAAGGCCACGGTTGAGGCTATTCTGGATACAAAAGATATGATCTGGATCAAAGGTAAAATCAAATTCCCGGATCAAATCGAAGCTGATGGTTCTGGTTTGATGGACGAGTACAAGGAAATCAAGAAGATGTACAAGGAAAGATTTGGTGAAGATATTGCCAAGATTGACAAGCGTATAGAAAAGATCAGTAAAAAAGAAAAACTTACCAAGGATGATGAAGTTATGCTGGGTATTCACCAGTTGCAAAAACAACGTTTTCTGAAAAAACAAGCCAATTGGACAAGAGATTTGATTGTTGCTAACCCGCGTAAAGAAATTTCTTTATTTTTGATTAAAGACCAGTTAGTGGATAGTTTGGATTTGCAAAAGAAACTATTTAACAAAATGACGGTTGAAAATAAAGAAAGTAACATTTACAAAGTGTTAGAGAGCAAACTAAAATAAAGCATAAAACCATTATAGTGGTTTTAATTTTCCCGTTTTTATTACTTAGTTGTTTTTTAGAGGTACCTTACCCGGGTACCTCTTTTTCATGATATTTTCTTTTCAAGTCATTGCATGATGAAATAAAAAATGCTATTTTCGCTGATTGTATATGGCAGCTTATGATTAAAAAAATAATAATCAGAATATTATCTATCATTATGCTTATCGCTTTTATCGCGGTGGTGAGCGTGCAATGGATTTGGATGAAATATAGTATGCGGGAAGGTGAGGCTCGTTTCACCTCAAAGGTGTACGATGTTTTAGGGAAGGCTGTTAATCTGGTTGAGCAAACTAATAATATTCGTCTTTTTAATGATTTGAAAGAACGCTACACGCAGGTGGAGGAAGTTATTTCTACGATGAATCATGCTCAGGATTCTGTATTGGCGGATGAAGATCCGGGTAATAACGAAATCTCTCTTTTTTCGCTTGCTTTCTCTAAAGGTAAAGTCGGAGAAGGGCAGGGGGGAAATATCTCTAGCATGTTGAGGATTTTCATGAATCCGGGAGGACGGATGGGCCCCGGCTATATCTTGGAAACGGACCGGGATAATAATATCCTTTATCAGGTGATGCGTTCTGCGACATCGGAGGCCGAAAGATTAGCCGATTCGTTGGAACGTCAGCGAATGATGGATCTGGTACGGGAGTTTGTGATTCGTTATTTGAGGGAGAAAGATCCGCAGATGGCGCAGGTGGAGAAACGTTTGGAGAACGTTGATTTAAATCCTTACTTGAAAGAGGAAATGATCAATACGGGAATTGATAACCCGTTCACGTGGAAGATTATGACCCGGGAGCAAATCGTACAATATATCAAGGAAAAGGGAACAAAAGGATTTTATTACGTGGAATTGTTCCCTAATGACCAGACCACGAAAGATGCTAACCTGTGTGTGATGTTTGACACGAAGGATTCTCTTTTCTATAATAATATGGGATGGATGTTTATCGCTTCGGGTTTTTGTATTATCGGTTTGATGAGCGTGTTTATTATTACGATCGTGATTATCATGCGGCAGCAGAAATTGTCTGTGATCAAGAATGATTTTATCAATAACATGACACACGAGTTCAAGACCCCGTTGGCAACGATTTCACTGGCCACGTCTGCTATTGAGAAAGAAAAGGTGTTGAACGATCGAACACAGATATTGAAGTTTAATTCAATGATCCGTAACGAGAACGAGCGGATGAATAAATACGTGGAAAGAATCTTGTTGCAGGCTAAGCTGGACCGGAGAGAAGTACATTTGAAAAAAGTTCCTGTAAACTTGAACGTGCTGGTGGATGAGGCCGTAGAACATTTCAGACTACAAGTCGAAGAGAAGGGAGGAGTTATTCGAGCCGAACTAGATCCGGAAGGTTATGTAATATCTGCGGACGAGGTACATATGCTGAATGTTGTCTGTAATTTGATTGATAATGCCATCAAATATTCCCATGATTCGTTGAATATATACATATACACGAAACAGGAGGGTAACCGTTTTATTATTGGAGTTCGAGACACGGGAATCGGAATTCCGAAGGAGGCGCAGGACAAGGTGTTCAAACGTTTCTATCGGGTACCTAGCGGGAACGTGCATAACGTGAAAGGGTTCGGATTGGGGTTGAGCTATGCAAAATCGATCGTGGAATTGCATGGCGGAGAGATCCAGTTAACCTCGAAGAAGAATAAGGGGACTCAAGTAGAGATTATTTTTAAAATGGAGAGTTGAAATAGTAAATATATAAATAAATAGATATGGGACATAAAATACTCTTGGTAGAAGACGATCCTTGTTTCGGGTCGGTTCTGAAATCTTATTTGGAGTTATCCGATTACGATGTGATACACTGCACGAACGGAGTCGATGGCTTTGAAGCATTTCGTAAGGAAAAGTTCGATTTGTGTCTATTGGATGTGATGATGCCCGAGATGGATGGTTTTACTTTAGGTAAGAAAATCCGGGAGCTGGACGTTACAGTACCTTTCGTGTATATCACCGCTAAAAGTATGAAGGATGACATGAAATTGGGTTACGAGATTGGGGCAGATGATTATATTGTTAAGCCGTTTGATTCCGAATTGTTGATCTTTAAGATTAAAGCTATTCTCAGCCGTTGCGAACATGAAGAAACGGAAGTGAAACCTAAATTGATAGAATTGGGAGCTTACTTGTTTAACACGGAGTTGCGTACGATTACAAAAGGTGATGAAGTTATTAAGTTGACCCCGAAAGAGTCTCGTTTGCTGGAATTATTATATTATCATCGGGATGGTCTGTTACAACGTGATAAGGCCTTGAATGAGATCTGGGGAGCCAGCGATTATTTCAC
The window above is part of the Butyricimonas paravirosa genome. Proteins encoded here:
- a CDS encoding TlpA family protein disulfide reductase, producing MRSFVGIIIIILFVACTRNKSVQVSGRVETGDTVVYFQVNDSLHKFRLDEKHYFSGKIELEKGTYARFIPYSIQVFLTPGEDLEISMNNVRNVSNSLQFKGTLSAINTYLKEQQNRYFIYDPNLYKLNEKDFVNRMRENINTSTVLLEAKNLGEEFTKQERERIRYRVAEQAIHYPRSHVAFDTLYKPGVLYDNFVSEFDINNEDMLAFDCYQRFVLNYIYYKGQNFSMRRLVNYIRSNVNSVKVRDYLLSEVVYNYFQENGLKDADYLLAVCWNEVSDTSKMVKIKQLVDRWRKLSPGATAPNISLQDSNGKALYLKDLRGKFLYISVWASSYGEMDKEVQAEWKKLVEEYKDKNILFATFCMGPSQWLGQVKNLPGEHYVVNNTYAFYSRYMVTVMPRYMLIDPEGRIVDVDAPKPSSSAKLLLRSVGL
- the alaS gene encoding alanine--tRNA ligase — encoded protein: MKSAEIRQRFLDFFEKKSHTIVPSAPMVIKGDPTLMFTNAGMNQFKDIILGNVRPKATRVADSQKCLRVSGKHNDLEEVGHDTYHHTMFEMLGNWSFGDYFKKEAIAYAWEFLTGEMGLDKNRLYATVFEGSKDDRLEEDKEALEYWKLYLPEDRILYGNKKDNFWEMGDMGPCGPCSEIHIDLRPEAERALKPGRELVNKDNPLVIEIWNLVFMQYNRKADGSLENLPSHHVDTGMGFERLCMAVQGKTSNYDTDVFTPIIGEIARLSGKEYGKDAAADVAMRVIADHLRTIAFSITDGQLPSNVKAGYVIRRILRRAVRYAYTFLDQKDAFMYKLVPVLIEVMGQHYPELSSQRVLIERVIQEEENAFLRTLDKGIKLLDKIIEKTKAEDFLTVPGNVAFELYDTYGFPLDLTELILKENGLVVNRREFKAEMEAQKERSRSAAAVNTDDWVELIADDTQEFVGYDYTETEVQITRYRRVSTKGKTLYQLVFNITPFYGESGGQVGDRGWLISETEKINVLDTHKENGLTVHITDRLPEDLTQVFTAKVDLDKRVATENNHTSTHLLHYALRKVLGTHVEQKGSYVSDEYLRFDFSHFQKVTDEELEKVAAIVNQEIRKNYPLEESRAIPIGQAKKMGAMAIFGEKYGDLVRVVKFGESVELCGGTHAHATGQIGFFKIISESSVSAGVRRIEAITAAKAEEYILNYFKMMKEIDSMFKSNRGVLENVRELLNENEGLKKDVEKFTQESLRIMKEGWKNEKRVIRDINMIVKTVMMPPANVKDIAFQLKGELNNLILVIGGVFNNKPHLTVMFSDTLVKDFGLHAGQIVKDAAQEIKGGGGGQPFFATAGGSNPEGVSKALERAEKLILDKIH
- a CDS encoding sensor histidine kinase, encoding MIKKIIIRILSIIMLIAFIAVVSVQWIWMKYSMREGEARFTSKVYDVLGKAVNLVEQTNNIRLFNDLKERYTQVEEVISTMNHAQDSVLADEDPGNNEISLFSLAFSKGKVGEGQGGNISSMLRIFMNPGGRMGPGYILETDRDNNILYQVMRSATSEAERLADSLERQRMMDLVREFVIRYLREKDPQMAQVEKRLENVDLNPYLKEEMINTGIDNPFTWKIMTREQIVQYIKEKGTKGFYYVELFPNDQTTKDANLCVMFDTKDSLFYNNMGWMFIASGFCIIGLMSVFIITIVIIMRQQKLSVIKNDFINNMTHEFKTPLATISLATSAIEKEKVLNDRTQILKFNSMIRNENERMNKYVERILLQAKLDRREVHLKKVPVNLNVLVDEAVEHFRLQVEEKGGVIRAELDPEGYVISADEVHMLNVVCNLIDNAIKYSHDSLNIYIYTKQEGNRFIIGVRDTGIGIPKEAQDKVFKRFYRVPSGNVHNVKGFGLGLSYAKSIVELHGGEIQLTSKKNKGTQVEIIFKMES
- a CDS encoding tetratricopeptide repeat protein — translated: MKKTLGFVAVVALSGLITVSCSSLNKMKKRAGEITYSVTPETLVAKGGMVDLKIDVTFPAKYFNKKVAIEATPVLRFKGGEKAYEMKAIQGEKVQGNAEVIPYEAGKTVSYMSRIPYEDAMRLSDLEIDITGAKGAKTVKFDPRKIGDGVIATETLVVNAPATSVGEDKFQRIIKQQEEAAIYYLINSANIRSKEMTSEEMKKLEAYIKEAAAKENMNLNGIDVRSYASPDGAYDFNEKLANQREKSSSTFLKKQMKKGKVDQYKDENFFKNFVVAEDWDGFKKAMEESNIQDKELILRVLSMHSDPEVREREIRNIASAFAVVADQILPKLRRSLFVVNTELIGKSDDELKALAKSNPADLNVEELLYSATLFDNNNDKLAIYEACMKQFPNDWRGFNDAGMIQFEMGNIAAAQSNFNKANSMSANNPVVQNNLGAVALKNGDLKQAEIYFGAATGAGDEVNYNKGIVAIKSGDYTAAVNYFGQCNCVNAALANVLAGNNNEALKKLNAENKECPMSYYLKAVIGARTNDATAVIENLRKACSLDGSFKQLAATDMEFAKFFENNDFIAITK
- a CDS encoding response regulator transcription factor — its product is MGHKILLVEDDPCFGSVLKSYLELSDYDVIHCTNGVDGFEAFRKEKFDLCLLDVMMPEMDGFTLGKKIRELDVTVPFVYITAKSMKDDMKLGYEIGADDYIVKPFDSELLIFKIKAILSRCEHEETEVKPKLIELGAYLFNTELRTITKGDEVIKLTPKESRLLELLYYHRDGLLQRDKALNEIWGASDYFTARSMDVYVTKLRKYFKDDPAIKIENVHGSGFRLILEEK